One Spinacia oleracea cultivar Varoflay chromosome 4, BTI_SOV_V1, whole genome shotgun sequence DNA segment encodes these proteins:
- the LOC130459984 gene encoding uncharacterized protein → MILIENGANDVSKNDQETCGSIKTEISLTKLLRRQNILQTTGESISPLMNHILMLLKFYAKGLHSEDCALCEEFDVVREQWAKFFTNKYLLLALARLIELV, encoded by the exons ATGATTTTGATCGAAAATGGTGCTAATGATGTATCAAAAAATGACCAAGAAACTTGTGGGAGTATCAAAACTGAGATTTCATTAACT AAACTGCTACGGAGACAGAATATCTTACAGACAACAGGAGAATCCATATCCCCTCTAATGAATCACATCCTCATGTTGCTCAAATTTTATGCTAAAG gtctacactccgaggattgcgccttatgcgaggaatttgatgtggttcgtgagcaatgggctaagttttttaccaacaagtatttattattggctttagcgcgcttgatcgaattggtttag
- the LOC130471822 gene encoding uncharacterized protein, with protein sequence MNTTEKLEEGYSTQRPPIFSGKYYSCWRNRMEIFIKAENYQVWRVIEVGDFQVTKLNTFGETIPKPIAEFDKADYEKLELNAMAVKILHCELGPNEHNRVMGCKNAKQIWDLLQVTHEGTNEVKRSKIDLLMHQYELFTMKPSETIQDMITRFTNIINELNSLGKIITPEEQVRKVLRSLPQDPWMAKALALKTENDENSEEDEETALFARRFRRMFGNYKDGDHRGKPNRKFSKTDTGCHKCGNLEHRIRECPLWDQERGKGKETAKDRFKDNRNSFSKTEVRKAMIAAWGDTSSDEEQEQPNEETAHLCLVAEHEEDGSDSESEKFQASLAQIKNKLESLSKLELFDLLSCLTSDYEDLLKEKLDSDKEHQTTIKELTDELEWTKNTNIDIDNRFFSLFDQNLLIKEICEALRNENTWLKQELIDLEVAKTKILYKGELERTQLELVKIYQEKTILEDELARKTRHGIEGTPKWIEEARTKRTERLGFNHKKRHPRKTRVDLYSDIVYSFCGLIGHYRDSCPKNQRGLEKNIKYTRTKWVKKSDLIPRDRNRFLSLTTYEGGTITFGDNKKGNIIGIGKVGKSKSHSIDNVFLVEGLGHSLLSISQFCDKGNYAKFFSNKCLIINSNTETVILEGQRKGNTYVVNLNSIPHSNLTCLSVIEDDPLLCQKRFGHASFSLMNKLNSKNLVTSLPNTKFAKLPVYDCEGVEKARG encoded by the exons ATGAACACTACAGAGAAACTCGAAGAGGGATACTCAACACAACGACCTCCAATATTTAGTGGCAAATACTATTCTTGTTGGAggaacaggatggagatcttCATTAAGGCTGAGAACTATCAAGTATGGAGAGTCATTGAAGTAGGAGACTTCCAAGTCACTAAGCTGAACACCTTTGGTGAAACCATTCCTAAACCGATTGCTGAATTTGACAAAGCCGACTACGAAAAGCTTGAGcttaatgccatggctgtcaaaattctTCACTGTGAACTAGGTCCAAACGAGCACAATAGAGTAATGGGATGCAAGAATGCGAAGCAGATTTGGGATCTGCTCCAGGTTactcatgaaggaacaaacGAAGTCAAAAGATCAAAGATTGATCTTTTAATGCACCAGTATGAGCTGTTCACCATGAAGCCCTCTGAAACAATTCAAGACATGATCACTCGCTTCACGAACATCATCAATGAATTAAACTCTCTTGGCAAAATCATAACTCCTGAGGAACAAGTTAGAAAGGTTCTAAGAAGTCTTCCACAGGATCCCTGGATGGCCAAG GCCCTTGCtctaaaaactgaaaatgatGAAAACTCTGAAGAAGATGAGGAAACAGCCCTATTTGCTAGGAGATTCAGAAGAATGTTCGGAAACTATAAAGATGGAGATCACAGAGGCAAACCTAACCGAAAATTCTCCAAAACTGATACTGGATGCCATAAGTGTGGAAACTTGGAACATCGCATTAGGGAATGTCCCCTCTGGGATCAAGAAcgaggaaaaggaaaggaaacagCCAAAGACAGATTCAAAGATAACAGGAACTCATTCTCCAAAACTGAGGTGAGAAAAGCCATGATTGCTGCATGGGGAGACACTTCTTCGGATGAGGAACAGGAacaacccaacgaagaaacagctCACCTGTGCCTTGTAGCTGAACATGAAGAAGATGGATCAGACTCAGAATCCGAAAAATTCCAGGCAAGTCTTgctcaaattaaaaataaacttgAATCTCTTTCCAAATTAGAATTGTTTGACCTACTTTCCTGTCTCACTAGTGATTATGAGGATCTCCTAAAAGAAAAGTTAGATTCTGATAAAGAACACCAGACTACCATAAAGGAACTTACTGATGAGCTAGAATGGACTAAAAATACTAACATAGATATAGACAATCGTTTCTTTAGCCTCTTTGATCAGAACCTCCTTATAAAAGAAATCTGTGAAGCCTTGCGAAATGAGAACACCTGGCTAAAGCAAGAATTGATTGACCTAGAAGTAGCCAAGACTAAAATCCTTTACAAAGGTGAACTAGAAAGAACTCAACTGGAACTAGTCAAGATTTACCAGGAAAAGACCATCCTAGAAGATGAATTGGCCAGAAAAACTAGACACGGAATAGAAGGAACACCTAAATGGATAGAAGAAGCTAGAACCAAACGAACAGAAAGATTAGGTTTCAATCATAAGAAACGTCACCCTAGAAAAACCAGAGTAGATCTCTACAGTGACATAGTATACTCCTTCTGTGGTCTAATCGGTCATTATAGAGACTCATGCCCCAAAAACCAAAGAGGcttggaaaagaacattaagtACACCAGGACCAAATGGGTAAAGAAGAGTGATTTGATTCCAA gagacagaaATAGATTTCTCTCACTTACGACCTACGAAGGTGGAACTATAACTTTTGGCGATAATAAGAAAGGTAACATCATTGGCATTGGTAAGGTAGGTAAGTCAAAGTCTCACTCCATCGATAATGTATTTTTAGTTGAAGGACTAGGACACAGTCTATTAAGCATTTCTCAattttgtgacaaaggaaactatgCAAAATTCTTCTCAAACAAATGTCTAATCATCAACAGTAACACCGAAACAGTGATCCTAGAGGGACAGaggaaagggaacacatatgtgGTCAACCTTAACTCGATTCCTCACTCCAATCTGACCTGTCTCagtgttattgaagatgatccttTGTTATGCCAAAAAAGGTTTGGtcatgctagtttctctctaATGAACAAGTTGAACTCGAAAAATTTAGTCACAAGTCTTCCAAATACAAAGTTTGCAAAACTACCAGTCTATGATTGTGAGGGGgtggaaaaagcacgaggctaa